TTTTTTGGGACGGAAAGTACTACTGGATTGGTGAAAATCAAATAATCGATTTCGCGACTCCAAAAGAAATAGAAATTTTCCCGGTTATAAGTGGGTTGAGCTTTGTTAACACCGAAAGCGGTTATACCCTACTGGATGTAGACGAGCCTTTCTTTAATGTTCTCGATGCAATTTATAGTAATAATGCCCTATTGAAAAGGCTTTCAGCTATTGATTATAAAAGCAGAACGTTGTTTTTTCGACGGGGTATAGTTCTCAAAGTTTTCAAATGGGATAGTCTAGTGGAAAAGCAGAGTGAGGTTCTGGAAGAGATTGTCAAAGCGGAGGACATGAGCGAGTATTTACTGTTCAGTGATGGTAAACTGATGAGGGTGAGGTGAACCATATGCCACGGGGGAGAGATTACGTAGTTTCGATTGATGTTGGGACCAATACTATCAAGGGAGTTGTGGTTAGTGTCGAACAATCAGGTCAGATGCTCCTTGAGGCCTATGGGAGTGTGAAATCTGTTGGCCTTGATAAAGGGGATGTCAAAGACGCTGTTGCCTTAAAACAATCCATTCAAAAGCTAATCGATGATCTGACAGGGCAGCTGAAGAAAGAAATCGAAGCTGAATTCCGGATCAGTTTCACAGATGGTGCATATTCCGTCTTCTCTGAGAGTATAGAAGAAATACTGTCGGATGAAAAGCCCATAGTTGTCACACAAAGCACGATAGATAACATCATGGCAGGCATCGTCCAGAAGAAACTTCAGGGAAATCTGAATGTACATAAGCGATATGTTCGAAAATACATTATTGATAATGAGAAAGTAGTATTCAACCCTGTTGATATGTCCGCTAAGAAGTTGGATCTTGAAATGGTCTTTGTTTCAAGTGAAGGCGGGACAACGGAAATCTTTCGCCGACTCTTCGAAGAGCTTCTAGGCTCTGAAGATTTTATCCTTCTTCCTTCTCTTATCTCGGGAGCTGAAGCGGTTCTGACGGATACCGAGAAACAACATGGTGTAGCCTGTGTGATTCTTGGACACGCTTTCTCTGAGATGGTGATCTACAAGGAAAACTTGCCAATGCATATCAGCAGAATACCAGTGGGGGTCAGGCATGTAGTGAGAGATATTGCGATGGTACTTGGAACTTCGTTGGATGAAGCGGAAAGGCTTTTGGTTACCAGTGGTTATGCAAGTATGCACCCGCCCTCAGCAGAAAGCATAGTTGAGTACTTTGGACTTGATGAAAGAACTAGAAAACGGGTCTCAGTAAGAAAGCTTTCCACGATAATTTATGCGAGAGTGAAAGAATTACTCAACAAAATAAGAAGGGAAATACAGTTATTCCTCAGTGAAAATAATCAGTTCCTCGAAGAGGGAATCCCTGGAGGGGTCGTGTTCACCGGTGGCGGAGCAAAACTCAGGGGACTGAGTGACACAGGTATAGAATCTTTGAAAATGCCCGTAAGGGTAGGTACTTACGATACGAGTTTTAACCC
This genomic interval from Kosmotoga pacifica contains the following:
- a CDS encoding DUF4894 domain-containing protein gives rise to the protein MLRRRIIIVLFCLAAIWFAALIRMVVEVVFTDPHRVEIKLYSRNDNKARTIIFPDAFRRKWRIDIINPPGTMEVGPKKFLLDEAKCIVFWDGKYYWIGENQIIDFATPKEIEIFPVISGLSFVNTESGYTLLDVDEPFFNVLDAIYSNNALLKRLSAIDYKSRTLFFRRGIVLKVFKWDSLVEKQSEVLEEIVKAEDMSEYLLFSDGKLMRVR
- the ftsA gene encoding cell division protein FtsA encodes the protein MPRGRDYVVSIDVGTNTIKGVVVSVEQSGQMLLEAYGSVKSVGLDKGDVKDAVALKQSIQKLIDDLTGQLKKEIEAEFRISFTDGAYSVFSESIEEILSDEKPIVVTQSTIDNIMAGIVQKKLQGNLNVHKRYVRKYIIDNEKVVFNPVDMSAKKLDLEMVFVSSEGGTTEIFRRLFEELLGSEDFILLPSLISGAEAVLTDTEKQHGVACVILGHAFSEMVIYKENLPMHISRIPVGVRHVVRDIAMVLGTSLDEAERLLVTSGYASMHPPSAESIVEYFGLDERTRKRVSVRKLSTIIYARVKELLNKIRREIQLFLSENNQFLEEGIPGGVVFTGGGAKLRGLSDTGIESLKMPVRVGTYDTSFNPRIENGEDTVNDPIFSSCLGNLIGEQESNMVAPILAVEKRRRSFVDFIKSLFFGGVEDEF